The segment TCCCAGTCGGAAGTGTACCAATGGCCTCCGACATCATGCCGCCAGTGTGCCAGCTGGTAAAAGCCGTAGCTGATGATGAATTCAGTGGCTGGATTGGCAAACACATTCAGGAAGTAGTCTTCTGACCAGTCGGCCTGAGTTTGCAAGTCGGTACCGGTGGCGTTGATGTCGAACTCAGTCATGCCCAGCGGCAAACCCAGCGCCGCAAACTCATCCAAGTGTGCATTGAATTGAGTCGGCGTAGGAGCGTCTGCCAAACCAAAGTGATTCATGAACCCGACGGCCTCGACAGGATTGCCGTTATCCAGCAGCTCCTGAATCAGGTTGTAGTATTCCGTTCGCCGTTCGTGATCGACAAACTCAATCGTCTGCCCTTTGTTGATCATCTGCAGCGTGTCGGGATGTGAGTTTGCTTTTGCTGCGTCGAAGATTTCACCGATCGGATCTGCCAGTGACCCGCCGTCGCGAAGAATGTTCCAGATTTCCTTGAGCAATACCGGATGGTTGACGGTGTCCCAATGAGCCACCTGTGGACGATCCGTGCCGGCAATCTCGTTCCCCAGTTCCGAGGCAATGTCAGCGACATGTGCAAGCTGTTCGGTTCGAAGGTATTCTCTGGCCGCCGCTTGGCTTACGTCATTCTGCAAACGCGCGTACTCGTTGCGAACCGCAGAAGGAACAAACGACAGTTGGCCCCACGTTAGATGATGGCCGTGAAGCGAATCGACGTTGTCATTGACCCAATCCACTGTGTCAATTCCACGATCGCGGTTCTGATCCCAGGGCACCCAGCGAATTCCGTTGGCGATCGTGATCGTGTTGAACAGCCGCGAAGCGATCGCTGCGTGGCGCTGCGAAGCCGGATCTGATGCTTGGCCGCCACCGATGTCGCTGATGAATTCGGTTTTCAAAATGTTGCCGAAGCCGTAAGCATGTTCGAGCTGATTGACTTCGACGACGGCGCCTGCAATGGGAGCTCCGGCAAGGTTCGTGACGTTGACCGTTAGCGGATGTCGACGATTTTCCAGCACGCTCTGCTGAGCTTCCCAACGCCAATCGCTGTCGGCTTCACGTTCGGCGTAAGACAGGTAGCTCTGCGGTAGATGCTGCGTCAGGTCTGGGGCTGCGCCGTGATTCCAGATTTGCACGCCGCCGATCTCAAGCGTTCCCACGCTGCGGCCGAACAGTGCTTCGAGGCGAAGTTCTCCTGGCTGTGATGCCTGTCGAGCCGTCACCACGAATTGATGCTTGGTCCAAGTATTGGTTGCTTGGAAATTCTCTTTCAACAGGTTTCGATTGACGGCAGGAGACTGTTCGACCTGGAGTCGCACGTCGAAGGGAGCATCATCTGTTCGTAACCACGCTTCAACGGTCAGGATCGAGTTCTCTTCGACGGCATGGTCCGTGTACCAGCCGGCTCGGATTTGCGAAAGGAAAGAAGCGGATGTGTGCACGTCCACGATTAAGGCATTGTCAAACGGCACCTGTTCGGCTGCCGTCGTTGCGCGATCGGTAAAGGTTGCGTAGGTGCCTTGCCCGGACTTGATATCAGTGTCGGCGACCGTTCCAGCGTCGAGGGGCAGGGCAGCGGCAGCATTTTCTAGGCTGCTAACAAAACGTTTTACCTGAAAGTTGGCGATTTCAACTTTGGCGACCCGTTCGCCGAGGAACATTTCGACTCGCGAGGCGGCACTTGAAATCGAATCGCCGAGCGTGATCGGAATCTGGGCTCGCTGCCAAAAGCCTTTGGCGGTTACTTCGGTCCTACCAACGTCTGCGAAAGGCGAAGTCGTACGCACGTTGAATGTAAGCGGGCTCCACAAAGTCCCCAGCCGCCGGTAGTAGAACTCGGCATACAACGTTTCGGATTCGTCAATGTTCTGATCAATATTCCAGCGAGCCCAAACGGAAGTGTCGTTGGGAGGCGTGGTCGTTGTGTCGACTACCAAAACGGTTCCGTTGATCGTGCCTCCGTTTTCGCCGTTGGCGGTGCGATTTGAAAACGTCGCGTAATTCGTTCCGTTGATCGAAGCGACGTTGGCAAGGTCCAGCGGATCTTCACCGATGATTGAGTTGCCTTCGGGAACAAGGTTTCCGAAAATGGATAGCGTCGTGCGAGTTCGAACTGGCGACGCGAGGGCATAGTCACTGGAAGCCGCGACGCCAACGTTGATCGTTTCGAGAAGTTCATCCACTTCATCGTTCGCGACAGTCAGCTCAACTCGCGCCGATCTTTGTCCGGCAGGAATCGTAACCGTCGAGGTTGCTCCGGCGTAGTCCGCGTCACGCGATGCCGTCCCGCCGTAGTTCATGTTGACGACAAGGTCTCGACCAAAATCGTCACTGCGAGACATGTCAAACGATACCGTCGCCGATTCATCGGTTTCGTTAACGGCTGACACAACCGCGCGAACGCCGACATCGGCTTGCACTGGACGGAGTTGAGCAACCGTGATCGATTCCCAGTTCAGTCCTGTTTGCCGCCATTGGATTTCGAGTCCGTCGTAGGAACCGCTCTCCATTTGGCGAGCTTCGAAGTAGTATCGCACTCCTGCGACCAACTCGATTGCGTCGGACGTTTGGTTTGAGTCTGCATCCCACTGTCCGGGCGAAGGTGGTGAATCGCTCGATGCGACGACGCGAGCCAACGCAGCGTCACTATCATCGGCTAACAACAATCGATTGGCATCGCCGCCGGAAATGCGAAGCTGGTAAGTGCCCGACGTTTCAGGAACGAAGTATCCTCGCAGTCGCTGAGCCGGATGCGTTGTCGAACTAGCCGCCGCATCCGCCGAAGTCAAAACCGATCCACTGGCCACGTCGGAGTAGAAAACGTCGCCAGAATCCAGAAAGTCAGCCGAGACGGTGGAAAGTTGTTCGAACAGTACGCCCTGCGATGCAACATCTTCGAGGACTTGTTGTTGCGAATCAGAAAGTGGAGTCCACTCTGGACCGACGACTTCTACTGGAAGTTCCGGACTGGTCCAGCCGAGCCAGATTCTCGATTCGCCAGCGATATCGCGATATTCGACTCTTACCGAGGCCGCGAGATCTGCAATGAGACCAACATCGGCCGTGAGTTCACTTGTTCCAGTTCCATCCCAGGCATCGACAGTCA is part of the Mariniblastus fucicola genome and harbors:
- a CDS encoding endo-1,4-beta-xylanase encodes the protein MLTAAGWVGSYYSDGTPDSSPQIVQHNALVDFDWGQRSPLDNTSDSDGFSARWESNLQSDHTATHQLILRTNPDDGLRVWVDDQLTVDAWDGTGTSELTADVGLIADLAASVRVEYRDIAGESRIWLGWTSPELPVEVVGPEWTPLSDSQQQVLEDVASQGVLFEQLSTVSADFLDSGDVFYSDVASGSVLTSADAAASSTTHPAQRLRGYFVPETSGTYQLRISGGDANRLLLADDSDAALARVVASSDSPPSPGQWDADSNQTSDAIELVAGVRYYFEARQMESGSYDGLEIQWRQTGLNWESITVAQLRPVQADVGVRAVVSAVNETDESATVSFDMSRSDDFGRDLVVNMNYGGTASRDADYAGATSTVTIPAGQRSARVELTVANDEVDELLETINVGVAASSDYALASPVRTRTTLSIFGNLVPEGNSIIGEDPLDLANVASINGTNYATFSNRTANGENGGTINGTVLVVDTTTTPPNDTSVWARWNIDQNIDESETLYAEFYYRRLGTLWSPLTFNVRTTSPFADVGRTEVTAKGFWQRAQIPITLGDSISSAASRVEMFLGERVAKVEIANFQVKRFVSSLENAAAALPLDAGTVADTDIKSGQGTYATFTDRATTAAEQVPFDNALIVDVHTSASFLSQIRAGWYTDHAVEENSILTVEAWLRTDDAPFDVRLQVEQSPAVNRNLLKENFQATNTWTKHQFVVTARQASQPGELRLEALFGRSVGTLEIGGVQIWNHGAAPDLTQHLPQSYLSYAEREADSDWRWEAQQSVLENRRHPLTVNVTNLAGAPIAGAVVEVNQLEHAYGFGNILKTEFISDIGGGQASDPASQRHAAIASRLFNTITIANGIRWVPWDQNRDRGIDTVDWVNDNVDSLHGHHLTWGQLSFVPSAVRNEYARLQNDVSQAAAREYLRTEQLAHVADIASELGNEIAGTDRPQVAHWDTVNHPVLLKEIWNILRDGGSLADPIGEIFDAAKANSHPDTLQMINKGQTIEFVDHERRTEYYNLIQELLDNGNPVEAVGFMNHFGLADAPTPTQFNAHLDEFAALGLPLGMTEFDINATGTDLQTQADWSEDYFLNVFANPATEFIISYGFYQLAHWRHDVGGHWYTSDWEAKPNGEVYVDQVHREWQTNTRGSSRADGSYRTMAFDGRQQVTVTVDGQSYLAIAEVDENGGIVNVAIDRPIVVDGNTRIEAEYYNGGGEGVGYSDTTVGNTGTDYRSDQNVDIGANSDEGEPGFSVGWARGGEWLEYTVDVEGGAYDISVRVASNHADPGDLRLVVRDGTNFTVLETFAVESTGGWNNWQTLTVEDVSMIAFDGADQVFRLEMVGGNFNINWFEFKAAQSAPTDITLSSTNINENLSTDSADRLFATLFATDNDSGDTHSFDLVAGTGDDDNSRFVIVDDQLMLKQGEILDYETQSQYSVRLEATDSAGLKFEKEVQLDVNNLVEFSKSDIEIGSSNSRSRITTVAVSFDGPVTIDSGAFVVTKRGSDGGVVNVSHQFRSGSNNQIVDLTFSSEFVEFGSLVDGNYQLDIVAGKVFSNTGHGIDTNSDGDDSDSVTFGDVATDNFFRLFGDYDGNRTVNVFDLLGFRTSYRKSLGDAGYLADFDSNGDDTINVFDLLKFRTNYRQTLDFE